In Sulfurisphaera javensis, a single genomic region encodes these proteins:
- a CDS encoding MFS transporter has translation MVQYKWIALSNTSLGVFMGFMNANIVLISLPAIFRGINVNPFSSFQYLLWILFGYSIVSAILVINIGRISDIFGRVRMYNLGFAIFTIGSILLYITPGTGNIAALQLIIYRIIQGIGGSFLMANSAAVLSEAFPPNQRGFALGLNGVIGIFGGVAGIILGGILASIYWRDVFLVSVPIGIIGTIWSYKSLKQLTPPNKNQRVDILGNILYAVALVLVLVGITYGILPYGSSVTGWTNPYVIASISTGVALFILFLYIETKVKDPMFRIELFKVRAFTMASLSILFAQIAFGGLQLMLVLLLQAIWLPLHGIPYSQAPFWAGIDLLPLLAGFGIMGSIAGRLSDKYGARELATIGLVILGSGLISLTFLPYDFNYLIFAIIIFIMGIGNGLFVSPNMAALINAAPPQHRGSASGIRAMLTNTGSTLSIGIFFTIVIDVLYLKLPGALTSALTTAGAPQLAPIMSKIPPTAALFAAFLGYDPIKTILAQLPSSLVNSISPSALATITGKYWFPTVIAPAFMDSLKIAFYFSAALVFIAAIISALRGKTVIYERDMANLQNADPKPVKKES, from the coding sequence ATGGTCCAGTATAAGTGGATTGCTTTATCAAACACAAGTCTTGGTGTGTTTATGGGATTTATGAATGCTAATATTGTTTTAATATCATTACCAGCAATATTTAGAGGAATTAACGTTAACCCCTTTTCATCTTTTCAATATTTGCTTTGGATACTTTTCGGTTACTCAATAGTTTCCGCAATTCTTGTAATCAACATAGGTAGAATCTCAGATATCTTTGGTAGAGTTCGAATGTATAATTTAGGTTTCGCGATTTTTACAATAGGGTCAATTCTTCTCTATATAACTCCTGGTACTGGAAATATTGCTGCACTTCAGTTAATCATATATAGAATTATACAAGGAATTGGAGGATCATTCTTAATGGCTAACAGTGCTGCCGTATTATCTGAAGCCTTTCCACCAAATCAAAGAGGCTTTGCCTTAGGCTTAAATGGTGTAATAGGAATATTTGGAGGAGTTGCTGGAATTATATTAGGTGGAATATTAGCGTCAATATATTGGAGAGATGTATTCCTTGTTAGCGTACCTATTGGAATTATTGGAACAATATGGTCTTACAAATCATTGAAACAATTAACACCTCCTAATAAGAATCAAAGAGTAGATATACTAGGAAATATACTTTATGCTGTTGCCTTAGTCCTTGTCTTAGTAGGGATAACTTACGGTATTTTACCCTATGGAAGCTCAGTTACTGGATGGACTAATCCTTACGTAATCGCAAGCATTTCAACTGGCGTAGCTTTATTTATATTATTCCTTTACATAGAAACTAAGGTAAAAGATCCTATGTTTAGAATTGAGTTATTTAAAGTTAGAGCTTTTACTATGGCTTCATTATCCATTTTATTTGCACAAATTGCTTTTGGTGGGCTACAATTAATGCTAGTCTTACTATTACAAGCAATTTGGTTACCATTACATGGTATTCCCTATTCTCAAGCACCATTCTGGGCTGGTATTGATTTATTACCTTTATTAGCTGGATTCGGAATAATGGGATCTATTGCTGGGAGATTATCAGATAAATACGGAGCAAGAGAATTAGCAACAATTGGTTTAGTGATCCTTGGTTCTGGACTAATATCACTAACTTTCCTGCCTTACGATTTCAATTACCTTATATTTGCAATAATAATATTCATTATGGGTATAGGAAATGGACTTTTCGTTTCGCCTAATATGGCTGCCTTAATTAATGCAGCTCCACCACAACATAGGGGTTCTGCCTCTGGAATAAGAGCCATGTTAACAAACACTGGGAGTACATTAAGTATAGGGATATTCTTTACTATTGTAATTGATGTACTTTACTTGAAATTACCTGGTGCTTTAACATCAGCATTAACTACTGCTGGAGCTCCGCAGTTAGCACCAATTATGAGTAAAATACCACCAACTGCAGCATTATTTGCTGCGTTTTTAGGTTATGATCCAATAAAAACTATTTTAGCTCAATTACCATCTAGCTTAGTAAATTCTATATCCCCTTCTGCTTTGGCAACAATCACTGGAAAATATTGGTTCCCAACAGTAATTGCACCAGCATTTATGGATTCATTAAAAATTGCGTTCTATTTCTCAGCAGCTCTTGTCTTTATTGCAGCTATAATATCAGCACTGAGAGGAAAGACAGTAATCTATGAAAGAGATATGGCTAATTTACAAAACGCAGATCCAAAACCAGTGAAGAAAGAAAGTTGA
- a CDS encoding nucleotidyltransferase domain-containing protein translates to MWEEICELYKDLQPRLIILFGSYARGDYTEESDIDILIVSDKLSTDPREAFIQTFKPKGKIIPTAFNTSVFLKKLKEGSTFLLEILEDGKILCGDEEFIAEVKRIYDDIRKRYKRKGKVWYWN, encoded by the coding sequence TTGTGGGAGGAAATATGTGAACTTTATAAGGATTTACAACCTCGCCTTATAATTCTCTTTGGTTCTTATGCTAGAGGAGATTACACTGAGGAAAGTGATATTGACATTTTGATAGTTTCTGATAAACTTTCAACAGATCCAAGAGAAGCTTTTATTCAAACTTTTAAACCTAAAGGTAAAATAATTCCAACAGCATTTAATACTTCAGTTTTTCTCAAAAAGTTAAAAGAAGGAAGTACATTCTTGCTGGAAATTCTTGAGGACGGAAAGATTCTATGTGGCGATGAGGAATTTATAGCAGAAGTAAAGAGAATATATGATGATATAAGAAAAAGGTATAAGAGAAAGGGAAAAGTATGGTATTGGAACTAA
- a CDS encoding HEPN domain-containing protein has translation MVSRVRDWLRQAERNLQSAEINYQAKLYEETCYESQQSAEKAIKGLLNFYHKEKRGHSITLLLQELQISVSDDLLMCAQELDKQYIPSRYPDVYSEGAPADYYNERNALNCIECARKILDWVKSIVGGNM, from the coding sequence ATGGTAAGCAGAGTTAGAGATTGGCTAAGACAAGCTGAAAGAAACTTGCAGTCTGCCGAAATAAACTATCAAGCTAAGTTATATGAGGAAACTTGTTATGAATCACAGCAGTCTGCCGAAAAAGCTATTAAAGGGCTTTTAAACTTTTACCATAAAGAAAAACGTGGGCATTCAATTACTTTACTTTTACAAGAGTTGCAAATAAGCGTTTCTGATGATCTGCTTATGTGTGCCCAAGAGTTAGATAAACAGTATATTCCCTCAAGATATCCAGATGTGTATAGTGAAGGAGCACCAGCAGATTATTACAATGAGAGGAATGCCCTTAATTGTATAGAATGCGCTCGTAAAATCTTAGATTGGGTGAAAAGTATTGTGGGAGGAAATATGTGA
- a CDS encoding zinc-ribbon domain-containing protein has translation MQRTFTGVYVNINQLGLALLQWLESKGYKTQILSAGQYIVVQAKKEGILRTIFGANRAFTVRLSGGQGVLTVDVGMSDWLKAADVTEDVIAAMIFTPLAVIEGVEEVWNIRIEEDIMKEIERLISIMNQPMMGFQQPIMYPQPMMYQQQKVCRSCGFSNPINARFCMNCGSPL, from the coding sequence GTGCAGAGAACTTTCACTGGAGTATATGTAAATATTAATCAGTTAGGTTTAGCTTTACTTCAATGGCTAGAAAGTAAAGGTTATAAAACCCAAATATTATCAGCTGGACAATATATAGTTGTGCAAGCTAAGAAAGAGGGAATTTTAAGGACAATTTTTGGTGCAAACAGAGCATTTACAGTTAGGCTTTCTGGAGGTCAAGGAGTTCTAACAGTAGATGTTGGAATGAGTGATTGGTTAAAAGCTGCTGATGTGACAGAAGATGTTATAGCGGCCATGATTTTTACTCCTTTAGCTGTTATTGAGGGAGTTGAGGAGGTTTGGAATATAAGAATTGAGGAAGATATTATGAAAGAGATTGAAAGACTAATAAGTATAATGAATCAGCCAATGATGGGATTTCAACAACCAATAATGTATCCTCAACCAATGATGTATCAACAACAGAAAGTTTGTAGATCATGTGGATTCAGTAATCCTATAAATGCTAGATTCTGTATGAATTGTGGTTCACCCTTATAA
- a CDS encoding xanthine dehydrogenase family protein molybdopterin-binding subunit, translated as MKLREHYPIITGKSVYIDDINLPNMLYLGVVRSPYARAIVNSYTEPSGVELFLDWNKVKKYMPVRPDPRTQNLVKMPVVSDGKVNFVGQPVVAFVVKDMYEIEDKIEEVSVNYDTLNPVTSIDEALKNEEKIHPGGNIAIDINLSGGDVEQKLNAEITVEREILQDRIVANPMEPKGVIANYDGEKLYIIGSFQSSFRIRSDLQEALGLPPDKIIVKSAPNVGGGFGNKVPAHPEYVLAALASMILRKPVKWIETRREHLTNPTQGRGVKSRVKLYGKKDGTILGLEGEVIVDLGAYAYTLNTTTPAFIAGLLNGPYKMRFMKIRAVGVYTNKPPTGPYRGAGRPEAALITETLVEDFAEAINMDSVEARKKNIIDREFVTPLGIKIDKAGYHELIERGDKIYRELKEKYKNKGVALVAFTEVVRASPGEGAKVRVGKGKVEVFVGTGPHGQAHQSTFALLASEVLNIPPDKINVLLNDTETVKEGVGSFGSRSAAAGGSAVIEACKGLLEILKKKRITLEQAINSDEYTEVEIFYKASDIYTPGVHIAVVDMDETFKPRVLEYYAIDDVGKAIIKEEVEGQLIGGILQGISQVYLEGAPFDENGNPVYSSIAETGVPTSLEASYKLTLEYIETPSDLPSMARGVGEAGTTGALPATFIALEKLIGKKLNKTPVTQSEIFSSIEIT; from the coding sequence GTGAAACTGAGAGAGCACTATCCAATAATAACTGGTAAATCCGTTTATATAGATGATATAAATTTACCTAATATGCTATATTTGGGCGTAGTGAGATCACCTTACGCAAGAGCAATAGTAAATTCTTACACTGAGCCTTCTGGAGTTGAATTGTTTCTAGATTGGAATAAAGTTAAAAAATATATGCCAGTTAGACCAGATCCTAGAACTCAAAATCTGGTAAAGATGCCAGTTGTATCTGATGGAAAAGTGAATTTTGTTGGTCAACCAGTTGTTGCATTTGTTGTAAAAGATATGTACGAAATAGAAGATAAAATTGAAGAAGTTTCAGTAAATTACGATACATTAAATCCAGTAACGAGCATAGATGAAGCCTTAAAAAATGAGGAGAAAATTCATCCGGGTGGAAATATAGCAATAGATATCAACTTAAGTGGTGGTGACGTAGAACAAAAACTAAATGCAGAAATTACAGTAGAAAGAGAAATATTACAAGACAGAATAGTGGCAAACCCAATGGAACCAAAAGGAGTAATAGCGAATTATGATGGTGAGAAGCTTTATATTATAGGTAGTTTTCAATCGTCTTTTCGTATTAGATCAGATCTACAAGAAGCTTTAGGTTTACCACCAGATAAAATAATTGTAAAATCTGCTCCCAATGTTGGGGGAGGATTTGGAAACAAAGTTCCTGCTCATCCAGAATATGTCTTAGCTGCATTAGCATCAATGATCTTAAGGAAACCAGTTAAATGGATTGAAACTAGAAGAGAACACTTAACAAACCCAACTCAAGGGAGAGGAGTAAAGTCTAGGGTAAAGCTTTATGGCAAAAAGGATGGTACAATATTAGGCCTTGAAGGAGAAGTCATTGTAGATTTAGGTGCTTATGCATATACACTCAATACCACTACACCAGCGTTTATAGCTGGCTTATTAAATGGACCTTATAAAATGAGATTCATGAAAATAAGGGCTGTAGGAGTTTATACTAATAAACCACCTACTGGTCCTTATAGAGGTGCAGGAAGGCCCGAAGCAGCATTAATTACCGAAACATTAGTTGAGGATTTTGCTGAAGCAATAAATATGGATTCTGTGGAAGCTAGGAAGAAAAACATTATTGATAGAGAATTTGTAACACCATTGGGAATAAAAATAGACAAAGCTGGTTATCATGAATTAATAGAAAGAGGAGACAAAATATATAGAGAGTTAAAAGAAAAGTATAAAAATAAAGGTGTAGCGTTAGTTGCTTTTACTGAAGTAGTAAGAGCTTCTCCGGGTGAAGGGGCTAAAGTAAGAGTAGGAAAAGGAAAAGTTGAGGTATTTGTAGGTACTGGTCCTCATGGACAAGCACATCAATCAACTTTCGCATTATTAGCTTCTGAAGTTCTCAATATACCTCCAGATAAAATTAATGTATTACTTAATGATACAGAAACCGTGAAAGAGGGCGTAGGTAGTTTCGGAAGTAGATCTGCAGCAGCTGGTGGTTCTGCAGTTATAGAAGCTTGTAAAGGTTTATTAGAAATTCTTAAGAAAAAGAGAATAACTTTGGAGCAAGCTATCAACTCAGATGAATACACAGAGGTCGAAATTTTCTATAAAGCTTCCGATATTTACACGCCTGGAGTTCATATTGCTGTAGTTGATATGGACGAAACATTTAAGCCACGCGTTTTGGAATATTATGCAATTGACGATGTAGGTAAAGCAATAATTAAGGAAGAGGTTGAAGGTCAACTAATTGGAGGTATTTTACAAGGGATTTCTCAAGTGTATCTAGAAGGAGCCCCTTTCGATGAAAATGGTAATCCAGTTTATTCAAGCATAGCAGAAACTGGAGTTCCTACTTCCTTAGAAGCAAGTTATAAATTAACTTTAGAATATATTGAGACTCCTTCTGATTTACCTAGTATGGCTAGGGGAGTTGGAGAGGCTGGTACTACTGGTGCTTTACCAGCTACTTTCATAGCTTTAGAGAAATTGATAGGCAAAAAACTAAATAAAACTCCAGTAACTCAATCTGAAATATTTAGTTCAATAGAAATTACTTGA
- a CDS encoding DUF929 domain-containing protein, translated as MNKLIPIILGIIVIISIIIAVSMRTQVTMAIGGLGYIFKVNNVNYAGDNSVQIYFISWYGCPNGATSSWILYLVLNKYGTVSVIPHSSKFAPRLGSAIPGLLFLNYTPKSNVYFHFIYLYNEYLNETLNGIPITNFTGNQAVYLGLKELKSEVPHWVYQLAFFYNIGDKLVNQGNGSIALAYHHLVTMCFITGPKGTYAFILYSNPITPEKLLQALGVSSLSMSEAKSLASHLLSSKEMPSIILQAEQNLNQVISIELNISD; from the coding sequence ATGAATAAATTAATTCCAATAATTTTGGGAATAATAGTTATAATAAGTATTATAATAGCAGTAAGCATGAGAACACAAGTAACAATGGCTATAGGCGGATTAGGTTATATTTTTAAGGTAAATAACGTAAACTATGCTGGTGATAATTCAGTCCAAATATACTTTATTAGTTGGTACGGCTGTCCTAATGGGGCGACTTCATCATGGATTCTTTACTTAGTTTTAAATAAATATGGGACAGTAAGTGTTATTCCTCACTCATCTAAGTTTGCACCAAGATTAGGCTCAGCTATACCTGGCCTACTTTTCTTAAACTACACTCCTAAATCAAACGTTTACTTTCATTTTATTTACCTTTATAATGAATATCTAAATGAAACACTTAATGGAATTCCTATTACTAACTTTACTGGAAACCAAGCTGTCTATCTAGGCTTAAAAGAATTAAAAAGTGAAGTGCCTCACTGGGTATATCAATTAGCTTTCTTTTATAACATTGGGGATAAACTAGTAAATCAAGGAAATGGATCTATTGCATTAGCTTATCATCATTTAGTTACTATGTGCTTTATTACTGGACCAAAGGGAACATATGCTTTCATACTCTACTCAAATCCAATAACTCCAGAAAAACTATTACAAGCTCTAGGTGTTTCTTCTTTATCGATGAGCGAGGCAAAAAGCTTAGCTTCTCACTTACTTAGTAGTAAAGAGATGCCTAGTATTATTTTACAAGCAGAACAGAATTTAAATCAAGTAATTTCTATTGAACTAAATATTTCAGATTGA
- a CDS encoding MarR family transcriptional regulator, giving the protein MAERLKFPDGREVDIHEVLSFLYGLGGSEIQVLHLLLSGEKMTSEEIAGKLRVSKASINKAINNLVSKGLVEKEKIPEEKKRGRPTFAYYIKKEYMYKKVNSDASRLVINVRETIKKLLSERT; this is encoded by the coding sequence ATGGCTGAAAGGTTAAAATTTCCAGATGGCAGAGAAGTAGACATACATGAAGTACTATCATTCCTCTATGGATTAGGAGGTAGTGAAATACAAGTACTACACTTACTATTATCTGGAGAAAAAATGACAAGTGAGGAAATAGCTGGAAAATTAAGAGTATCTAAAGCCTCTATTAATAAGGCAATAAACAATTTAGTAAGCAAAGGATTAGTAGAGAAAGAGAAAATACCAGAGGAAAAGAAAAGAGGAAGACCAACATTTGCTTATTATATTAAAAAAGAATACATGTATAAGAAAGTAAATAGTGACGCATCAAGATTAGTAATTAACGTTAGAGAGACAATAAAGAAATTACTTTCTGAAAGGACATGA
- a CDS encoding MFS transporter, which produces MRKEFFISWTATSIQLMIRLSWGVIAVIFSKLLDLNSLEIGLVLSLFYLGYISSSILWGFYIDYIGPKKVIFISSVISGIFLLPIFFVHNVIELYLIYLIEGFSTAGLFPSSVKVISYLGNVTTYISLLESSAPIVLLILSILSSIILVYWNYFYIAIILVLLLVSFFSFFIKINHIPTKGMKNIILNKKMIKVSIIRAGELWGTWGTSSWLFPFLVLYDDIDKTSAEVLFFIYSLGQVVSIIVASRVKNEKSAVLFSLIFFILSSVIIAFIKSFYLLSPIAFILGLSSFLYRPTTDSLIVKIMGNENAGKSMGFANAVSQIGSLIAPIYVGLMIFLGFKVLAIIGLSIGPLVSLILLFFV; this is translated from the coding sequence ATGCGAAAAGAGTTTTTTATAAGTTGGACTGCAACTTCAATTCAACTAATGATAAGGTTAAGTTGGGGAGTAATTGCAGTAATATTTTCTAAGTTATTAGATTTAAACTCTTTAGAAATAGGATTAGTTCTATCTTTATTTTACTTAGGTTATATTTCAAGTTCAATTTTATGGGGATTTTATATTGACTATATAGGGCCTAAAAAGGTAATTTTTATATCTTCAGTTATTTCTGGAATTTTCCTTTTGCCTATATTTTTCGTACATAACGTAATTGAACTTTATCTTATATATTTAATAGAGGGTTTTTCGACAGCAGGATTATTCCCTTCATCAGTTAAGGTGATTTCATATTTAGGAAACGTTACAACTTACATTTCATTACTTGAAAGTTCAGCCCCTATAGTTCTGCTCATTTTATCTATCTTATCTTCAATTATTTTAGTATACTGGAATTATTTTTACATTGCTATTATTCTAGTTCTCTTGCTTGTATCATTTTTCTCTTTCTTTATTAAAATTAACCACATTCCTACTAAAGGAATGAAGAATATCATTTTAAATAAAAAGATGATAAAAGTTAGTATTATAAGAGCTGGAGAACTTTGGGGTACCTGGGGAACATCTTCATGGTTATTTCCTTTCTTAGTGCTTTATGACGATATTGATAAAACCTCTGCTGAGGTCCTCTTTTTCATATATTCTCTAGGTCAAGTAGTTTCTATAATTGTTGCTAGCAGAGTAAAAAATGAGAAATCAGCAGTCTTATTCTCTCTCATATTTTTCATATTATCTTCTGTCATAATAGCTTTTATCAAATCATTTTACTTATTGTCTCCAATAGCTTTCATATTAGGTTTGTCATCATTCCTCTATAGACCTACTACAGATTCTTTAATTGTAAAAATTATGGGAAATGAAAATGCTGGAAAATCAATGGGATTTGCTAATGCAGTCTCTCAAATAGGAAGTTTAATAGCACCTATATATGTGGGATTAATGATCTTTCTTGGTTTTAAGGTATTAGCTATTATTGGGCTATCTATTGGACCTCTGGTCTCTCTCATTCTCTTGTTTTTCGTTTAA
- a CDS encoding ABC transporter permease codes for MGGVIDKLYAYIYLRGFKIWTSYKTQMILNVLSWVLPVFTYYFVGTSLGNSLVERIGVTNYTAFFVIGLAFQGYVSSIITTISQRLRNEQLYGTIEYYVLSSGGVVSFLVYSAIWGFIINTINSVVTLSIGFALGVKYNINILATAIIIFLLLLSTIGFAMISAGFTMIVKQGNPIAFFFSTFTTLMSGTVFPVSILPLPVKLVSLALPLTWALNGLRLSMLNGEGVLQLLSIILILVLFDVILVPLGIGFYTYAFRRARKKGTLSEY; via the coding sequence ATGGGGGGAGTAATTGACAAGCTTTATGCATATATTTACTTACGTGGTTTTAAGATTTGGACTAGTTACAAGACACAGATGATTTTAAACGTTTTATCCTGGGTTTTGCCAGTATTTACTTATTACTTCGTGGGAACCTCTTTAGGAAATAGTTTAGTTGAGAGAATTGGAGTAACAAATTATACTGCTTTCTTCGTAATTGGTTTAGCTTTTCAAGGATACGTTTCATCAATAATTACAACAATAAGTCAAAGGTTAAGAAACGAACAACTTTATGGTACAATTGAATACTATGTATTATCCTCTGGTGGTGTAGTTTCATTTTTAGTTTATTCAGCAATTTGGGGATTTATTATAAATACTATTAATTCAGTGGTTACGCTTTCAATAGGTTTTGCCTTAGGAGTTAAATATAACATAAACATTTTAGCAACAGCAATAATCATCTTTCTCCTTCTGCTTTCTACAATAGGCTTTGCAATGATTTCGGCAGGATTTACGATGATTGTTAAACAAGGAAATCCAATTGCATTCTTCTTTTCAACGTTTACAACACTAATGAGCGGAACTGTATTCCCAGTTTCAATACTACCATTACCAGTAAAACTCGTAAGCCTTGCTTTACCATTGACTTGGGCGTTAAATGGTTTAAGATTATCAATGCTTAACGGAGAAGGGGTATTACAACTGTTAAGCATAATACTAATCTTGGTTCTGTTTGATGTAATTTTAGTTCCATTAGGAATAGGATTTTATACTTATGCCTTTAGAAGGGCAAGGAAAAAAGGTACATTAAGTGAATACTGA
- a CDS encoding ABC transporter ATP-binding protein: MIKVVNVSKTFRTGGKEIKALNNVNLEIEKGKIGALVGHNGAGKTTLIKILSTLIIPDSGDAYINGYSVTKNEKEVRRNIGTMMVSERAFYFRLSGFDNLVFFGIIQGLSKSEAKRRAEELLELVGLSEWKNVQYMKYSTGMQRKLALARALILDPPVILLDEPTLGMDVVSSRDFRSLIKVISKEKTILLTSHNMKEVEDLADKIIVLKRGNVIAEGTKEEIISKLGKVRIVAVNDVPKGLDKYVVGYNNGIFYLRVPENENVNGEVIKEEKPTLEDVFVYLMGEEIDSTRNRTRRGGGWRGRWGE; the protein is encoded by the coding sequence TTGATAAAAGTAGTTAACGTATCTAAAACTTTTAGGACTGGAGGTAAAGAGATAAAAGCCTTAAATAACGTGAATCTTGAAATAGAGAAAGGTAAAATTGGGGCATTAGTTGGTCATAATGGAGCAGGGAAAACTACATTAATTAAAATTCTTTCAACCCTTATCATTCCAGACTCCGGAGACGCTTACATTAACGGCTATAGTGTTACTAAAAATGAAAAGGAAGTTAGAAGAAACATAGGTACTATGATGGTTAGTGAAAGGGCTTTCTATTTTCGTTTATCTGGTTTTGATAACTTAGTATTCTTTGGTATTATTCAAGGGCTTTCAAAGAGTGAAGCAAAAAGGAGAGCTGAAGAGCTCTTAGAATTAGTTGGACTATCTGAATGGAAAAATGTACAATATATGAAATATAGTACTGGAATGCAAAGAAAGTTAGCCTTAGCAAGAGCATTAATTCTAGATCCTCCAGTTATCCTCCTTGACGAACCAACTTTAGGAATGGATGTTGTTAGTTCAAGAGATTTTAGAAGTTTGATTAAAGTAATAAGTAAGGAAAAGACAATTTTGCTAACTTCACACAACATGAAAGAAGTAGAAGACTTAGCAGATAAAATAATAGTCCTTAAAAGAGGAAACGTGATAGCTGAAGGGACTAAGGAAGAGATAATCTCTAAATTAGGAAAAGTTAGAATAGTTGCAGTTAACGACGTCCCTAAAGGGTTAGACAAATATGTTGTTGGATATAACAATGGTATTTTCTACTTAAGAGTTCCAGAAAATGAGAACGTTAATGGAGAGGTAATAAAAGAAGAAAAACCTACATTAGAAGACGTTTTCGTTTATTTAATGGGTGAAGAAATAGATTCAACCAGAAATAGAACAAGAAGAGGTGGTGGGTGGAGGGGAAGATGGGGGGAGTAA
- a CDS encoding PadR family transcriptional regulator, translating into MWTHHHHHRRRGLASLILTILASKGPMTGADIMREIEKITQGLWKPSPGAIYPALDKLQAEGYIKISKVEGSKNYYEITEKGKELISPEHQFEVIIEEIDSNIRYLMDNKSSLSQQQIERLKEILKRGLEEIDKSS; encoded by the coding sequence ATGTGGACTCATCACCATCATCATAGAAGGAGAGGATTAGCATCCCTTATTCTCACGATTTTGGCATCAAAAGGGCCTATGACCGGGGCAGATATTATGAGGGAAATTGAAAAGATAACTCAAGGCCTTTGGAAACCATCACCCGGAGCTATTTACCCAGCATTAGACAAGCTTCAAGCAGAAGGATATATAAAGATTTCAAAAGTCGAGGGTTCAAAAAATTATTATGAAATAACCGAAAAGGGAAAAGAATTAATTAGTCCAGAACATCAATTCGAAGTTATTATTGAAGAAATAGATTCTAACATAAGATACCTTATGGATAACAAGTCCTCGTTATCACAACAACAGATTGAAAGACTGAAAGAAATACTTAAAAGAGGCCTTGAGGAAATTGATAAAAGTAGTTAA
- a CDS encoding winged helix-turn-helix transcriptional regulator — MNPNNNDSNICPIVETIKVIGTEAKLLVLRYLFDGGKGFNELQRITGLSSKTLSNTLKDLEEAGIIRRVIVSDRPFRVKYELTEKGKELKSVFTEMEKWGNKHLLKKE, encoded by the coding sequence ATGAATCCAAATAATAATGATAGTAATATTTGTCCTATTGTTGAAACTATTAAAGTTATAGGTACTGAGGCAAAATTACTTGTTTTAAGATATCTTTTCGATGGAGGTAAAGGATTTAATGAACTTCAAAGAATTACTGGCTTAAGTTCAAAAACTTTATCAAATACTTTAAAAGATCTAGAAGAAGCGGGAATTATTAGGAGAGTTATAGTTAGTGACAGGCCTTTTAGAGTAAAATATGAACTTACTGAAAAAGGAAAAGAACTTAAGAGTGTTTTTACTGAGATGGAGAAATGGGGAAATAAACACCTATTGAAAAAAGAGTAA